In Burkholderia pyrrocinia, the following proteins share a genomic window:
- a CDS encoding cation:dicarboxylate symporter family transporter, with protein MDTVIENPPAGHTAHAVRKPRVGLAWQIVIGLVVGIAAGLVLNRFPQMRDAVVSGFLQPVGDIFIKLIRMIVVPIVFTSMVIGIAGVGDGKSLGRIGLKTLVYFEAVTTVAIVLGLVIGNVLQPGLGTDLSQLGHADMSHYRQAAQQAQDHHGLMALVLGVIPDNIVASMAKGDLLPVIFFSLLFGLGLQSVSDEYRTPVLATLKGIADAMFKVTNMVMHYAPVGVCALIAVTVASFGFGSLLPLLKLVAVTYLAILLFAIGVLGLVARLCGFRIFTLLRVIKDELIIAFSTCSSATVLPQLMKKMEDYGVPKSITTFVVPTGYTFNLDGASIYLGIGTLFVAQLYGVHLGWQEQIVLTLTMVVTSKGAAGVPGFMFVILLATLASAGLPLEGLAFIAGVDRVMDMGRTALNVIGNALAPLVIAKWEGRYDAEKGRAYLASLDA; from the coding sequence ATGGACACCGTCATCGAGAACCCGCCGGCCGGGCATACCGCACATGCCGTGCGCAAGCCCCGCGTCGGGCTTGCGTGGCAGATCGTCATCGGGCTCGTCGTGGGCATCGCGGCCGGACTCGTGCTGAACCGCTTTCCGCAGATGCGCGACGCGGTGGTGTCCGGGTTCCTGCAGCCGGTCGGCGACATCTTCATCAAGCTGATCCGGATGATCGTCGTGCCGATCGTGTTCACGAGCATGGTGATCGGCATCGCGGGTGTCGGCGACGGCAAGTCGCTCGGGCGCATCGGCCTGAAGACGCTGGTCTACTTCGAGGCGGTGACGACCGTCGCGATCGTGCTCGGTCTCGTGATCGGCAATGTGCTGCAGCCGGGCCTCGGCACCGATCTGTCGCAGCTCGGCCACGCGGACATGTCGCACTACCGGCAGGCGGCGCAGCAGGCACAGGACCACCACGGGCTGATGGCACTGGTGCTCGGCGTGATTCCCGACAACATCGTCGCGTCGATGGCGAAGGGCGACCTGCTTCCGGTGATCTTCTTTTCGCTGCTGTTCGGACTCGGGCTGCAATCGGTATCGGACGAGTATCGGACACCGGTTCTCGCGACGCTGAAGGGCATTGCCGACGCGATGTTCAAGGTCACGAACATGGTCATGCACTACGCGCCGGTAGGGGTGTGCGCACTGATCGCGGTGACCGTCGCGAGCTTCGGCTTCGGTTCGCTGCTGCCGCTTCTGAAGCTGGTCGCCGTGACCTACCTCGCGATCCTGCTGTTCGCGATCGGGGTGCTCGGTCTGGTCGCGCGGCTGTGCGGTTTTCGCATCTTCACGCTGCTGCGCGTGATCAAGGACGAACTGATCATCGCGTTTTCGACCTGCAGTTCGGCGACCGTGCTGCCGCAGTTGATGAAGAAGATGGAGGATTACGGCGTGCCGAAGAGCATCACGACGTTCGTGGTGCCGACCGGATACACGTTCAATCTCGACGGCGCGTCGATCTATCTCGGGATCGGCACGCTGTTCGTCGCCCAGCTGTACGGCGTGCACCTGGGGTGGCAGGAGCAGATCGTGCTGACGCTGACGATGGTCGTCACGTCGAAGGGGGCGGCGGGCGTGCCGGGTTTCATGTTCGTTATCCTGCTCGCGACGCTGGCGAGCGCGGGGCTGCCGCTCGAGGGGCTCGCTTTCATTGCCGGGGTCGATCGCGTGATGGACATGGGACGCACCGCGTTGAACGTGATCGGCAATGCGCTCGCGCCGCTCGTCATCGCGAAGTGGGAAGGCCGGTACGACGCGGAAAAGGGCCGCGCGTATCTCGCGTCGCTCGACGCATGA
- a CDS encoding 2-keto-4-pentenoate hydratase, which translates to MTTTTERVDGAAQHLVAARHAGSPGPLLPDALRPEDVDTALAIQQRVADLLGEPVGGWKCALPPPDRVILAPIFASTIREADAPYRVVGGPIVRIEPEIAFVLDRDLPAREQPYDENDVRDAIREVRIVLEVLGCRYAEPARASKFELLADGQFNQGLCVGPVVHDGLNVPLATLALSLEGALNRAIDGRHPDGDPLKPLVWLVNFLASRGDAVRAGQIVTTGSYAGAIDVPLGDALTVRFGELGSLSVTLTA; encoded by the coding sequence ATGACAACGACTACCGAACGCGTGGACGGCGCCGCCCAGCATCTCGTCGCCGCCCGCCATGCCGGCTCGCCCGGCCCGCTGTTGCCCGATGCACTGCGTCCCGAGGACGTCGACACCGCGCTCGCGATCCAGCAGCGCGTGGCCGACCTGCTCGGCGAACCCGTCGGCGGATGGAAATGCGCGCTGCCGCCGCCCGACCGCGTGATTCTCGCGCCGATCTTCGCGTCGACGATCCGCGAAGCCGATGCGCCGTACCGCGTCGTCGGCGGGCCGATCGTGCGGATCGAACCGGAAATCGCCTTCGTGCTCGATCGCGACCTGCCCGCGCGCGAGCAACCGTACGACGAAAACGACGTGCGCGACGCGATCCGCGAAGTGCGGATCGTGCTCGAAGTGCTCGGCTGCCGCTATGCGGAGCCGGCGCGCGCGTCGAAGTTCGAGCTGCTGGCCGACGGCCAGTTCAACCAGGGGCTGTGCGTCGGCCCGGTCGTGCACGACGGGCTGAACGTGCCGCTCGCGACGCTGGCGCTGTCGCTCGAAGGCGCGCTGAACCGCGCGATCGACGGTCGCCATCCGGACGGCGATCCGCTGAAGCCGCTGGTGTGGCTCGTCAATTTCCTCGCATCGCGCGGCGATGCCGTGCGCGCCGGCCAGATCGTGACGACCGGCTCGTACGCGGGCGCGATCGACGTGCCGCTCGGCGATGCGCTGACAGTCCGGTTCGGCGAACTCGGCAGTTTGTCGGTGACGTTGACGGCGTGA
- a CDS encoding nitrate reductase subunit alpha — protein sequence MSHFLDRLRYFSTTRPRFSDGHGAVTDEDRKWEDGYRMRWQHDKIVRSTHGVNCTGSCSWKVYVKGGIVTWETQQTDYPRTRPDMPNHEPRGCSRGASYSWYLYSANRLKHPLVRSALVKLWRERRRTLAPVEAWRSIVDDDEARRSYQGRRGLGGFVRASWDEVNEIVAAANVHTIERHGPDRVVGFSPIPAMSMVSYAAGSRYLSLIGGVCLSFYDWYCDLPPASPQTWGEQTDVPESADWYNSTFIMMWGSNVPQTRTPDAHFLVEARYRGTKVVSVFPDYSEGAKFGDLWLHPKQGTDAALALAMGHVILKEFHLAGKSDYFVDYCKRYTDMPCLVRLVPHGDGYVPERLVRASDFDDALDEAAHPDWKTVMIDDATGEFVVPVGSVGFRWGQQDDAEKGKWNLRGETSKGAALSPRLSCTAAHDDVVDVLFPYFGNQPHAHFNSTQHGSELSRRIGARRIATRNGDLLVATVYDLFVANYGLDQGLGGRDVAASYDDDLPYTPAWQETITGVKRADVISVARQFAENAHKTQGKSMVIIGAGINHWFHMDMSYRAIINMLIMCGCVGKPGGGWSHYVGQEKLRPQTGWTALSAALDWNRPPRQMNATSFFYAHTDQWRYDPMDPATLLSPLADKSQFHGAPIDYNVRAERMGWLPSAPQLAVNPLKVGAALADPAHAGADIAQQLKSGALKLASEDPDAPGNFPRNLFVWRSNLLGSSGKGHEYFLKHLLGTTNGVQGEDLGVTGGPRPEEVTWHDDAPRGKLDLLVTLDFRMSTTCMYSDVVLPTATWYEKDDMNTSDMHPFIHPLSAAVDPAWESKSDWEIFKGIAKRFSELCDGHLGVERDVVLAPIAHDTPGELAQPFDVQDWKRGECEPVPGRTMPTVTVVERDYPNTHARFTSLGPLMDKLGNGGKGIGWDTKDEVKLLGELNYKVADGAAQGRPRIDTALDAAEVILALAPETNGEVAVKAWRALSGITGIDHTHLAAARADEKIRFRDIQAQPRKIISSPTWSGIESEHVSYNAGYVNVHELVPWRTMTGRQQLYQDHAWMRAFGESLCAYKPPVDTGSYAHMVGKRSNGNPERVLNFLTPHQKWGIHSTYTDNLLMLTLSRGGPIVWMSEDDAKAIGAVDNDWIECYNSNGALCARAVVSQRIPSGMVMMYHAQEKIVNTPGSEITGTRGGIHNSVTRIALKPTHMIGGYAQLSYGFNYYGTVGSNRDEFLIVRRMSKIDWLDGEETAPVTARTGETS from the coding sequence ATGAGCCATTTCCTGGATAGATTGCGTTATTTCTCCACCACGAGGCCACGCTTTTCCGACGGACACGGCGCCGTCACCGACGAAGACCGCAAATGGGAAGACGGCTACCGGATGCGCTGGCAGCACGACAAGATCGTCCGCTCGACCCATGGCGTGAACTGCACGGGCTCGTGCTCGTGGAAGGTCTACGTGAAAGGCGGGATCGTCACCTGGGAAACCCAGCAGACCGATTACCCGCGCACGCGCCCCGACATGCCGAACCACGAGCCGCGCGGCTGCTCGCGCGGCGCTTCTTACTCCTGGTACCTGTATAGCGCGAACCGGCTCAAGCATCCGCTCGTGCGCAGCGCGCTCGTGAAGCTGTGGCGCGAGCGCCGCCGCACGCTCGCCCCCGTCGAAGCGTGGCGCTCGATCGTCGATGACGACGAAGCGCGGCGTTCGTACCAGGGCCGGCGCGGGCTCGGCGGCTTCGTGCGCGCGAGCTGGGACGAGGTCAACGAGATCGTCGCGGCGGCCAACGTGCACACGATCGAGCGGCACGGCCCCGATCGCGTGGTCGGCTTCTCGCCGATTCCGGCGATGTCGATGGTGTCGTACGCGGCCGGCTCGCGCTACCTGTCGCTGATTGGCGGCGTATGCCTGAGCTTCTACGACTGGTATTGCGACCTGCCGCCCGCGTCGCCGCAGACCTGGGGCGAGCAGACCGACGTGCCGGAATCGGCCGACTGGTACAACTCGACGTTCATCATGATGTGGGGCTCCAATGTCCCGCAGACGCGCACGCCGGACGCGCACTTCCTCGTCGAGGCGCGCTATCGCGGCACCAAGGTCGTGTCGGTGTTCCCCGATTACTCGGAAGGCGCGAAGTTCGGCGACCTGTGGCTGCACCCTAAGCAGGGCACGGATGCGGCGCTCGCGCTCGCGATGGGCCACGTGATCCTGAAAGAGTTTCATCTGGCCGGGAAGAGCGACTACTTCGTCGACTACTGCAAGCGCTATACCGACATGCCGTGCCTCGTGCGCCTCGTGCCGCACGGCGACGGCTACGTGCCCGAGCGCCTCGTGCGCGCATCCGACTTCGACGACGCGCTCGACGAGGCCGCGCATCCGGACTGGAAGACCGTGATGATCGACGACGCGACCGGCGAGTTCGTCGTGCCGGTCGGCTCGGTGGGGTTCCGCTGGGGGCAGCAGGACGACGCAGAAAAGGGCAAATGGAACCTGCGCGGCGAGACGTCGAAGGGTGCGGCGCTGTCGCCGCGGCTGTCGTGCACGGCCGCGCACGACGACGTGGTCGATGTGCTGTTCCCGTACTTCGGCAACCAGCCGCACGCGCATTTCAACTCGACGCAGCACGGCTCGGAGCTGTCGCGCCGGATCGGCGCGCGGCGCATTGCGACGCGCAACGGCGACCTGCTGGTCGCGACCGTCTACGACCTGTTTGTCGCGAACTACGGGCTCGACCAGGGCCTGGGCGGCCGCGACGTGGCTGCGAGCTACGACGACGACCTGCCTTACACGCCGGCGTGGCAGGAGACGATCACCGGCGTGAAGCGCGCGGACGTGATCTCGGTCGCGCGGCAGTTCGCGGAGAACGCGCACAAGACGCAAGGCAAGTCGATGGTGATCATCGGCGCGGGGATCAACCACTGGTTCCACATGGACATGTCGTACCGCGCGATCATCAACATGCTGATCATGTGCGGCTGCGTCGGCAAGCCGGGCGGCGGCTGGTCGCACTACGTGGGCCAGGAGAAGCTGCGGCCGCAGACGGGCTGGACGGCGCTGTCGGCGGCGCTCGACTGGAATCGCCCGCCGCGCCAGATGAACGCGACGTCGTTCTTCTACGCGCATACCGACCAGTGGCGCTACGACCCGATGGACCCGGCCACGCTGCTGTCGCCGCTCGCGGACAAGTCGCAGTTCCACGGCGCGCCGATCGACTACAACGTGCGCGCGGAACGGATGGGCTGGCTGCCGTCCGCGCCGCAGCTCGCGGTGAATCCGCTGAAGGTCGGCGCGGCGCTCGCCGATCCCGCGCACGCCGGCGCCGACATCGCGCAGCAGTTGAAGTCGGGCGCGCTGAAGCTGGCGAGCGAAGATCCCGATGCGCCCGGCAACTTCCCGCGCAACCTGTTCGTGTGGCGTTCGAACCTGCTCGGCTCGTCGGGCAAGGGCCACGAGTATTTCCTGAAGCACCTGCTCGGCACGACCAACGGCGTGCAGGGCGAGGATCTCGGCGTGACGGGCGGCCCGCGCCCCGAGGAAGTGACGTGGCACGATGACGCGCCGCGCGGCAAGCTCGACCTGCTCGTGACGCTCGACTTCCGGATGTCGACGACCTGCATGTACTCGGACGTCGTGCTGCCGACCGCGACGTGGTACGAGAAGGACGACATGAACACGTCCGACATGCACCCGTTCATCCATCCGCTGTCGGCGGCGGTCGATCCCGCGTGGGAATCGAAGAGCGACTGGGAGATCTTCAAGGGGATCGCGAAGCGCTTCTCCGAGCTGTGCGACGGGCATCTCGGCGTCGAGCGCGACGTCGTGCTCGCGCCGATCGCGCACGACACGCCGGGCGAACTCGCGCAGCCGTTCGACGTGCAGGACTGGAAGCGCGGCGAATGCGAGCCGGTGCCCGGCCGCACGATGCCGACCGTGACCGTCGTCGAGCGCGACTATCCGAATACCCATGCGCGTTTCACGTCGCTCGGGCCGCTGATGGACAAGCTCGGCAACGGCGGCAAGGGCATCGGCTGGGACACGAAGGACGAAGTGAAGCTGCTCGGCGAGCTCAACTACAAGGTGGCCGACGGCGCGGCGCAAGGGCGCCCGCGCATCGACACGGCGCTCGACGCGGCCGAGGTGATCCTTGCGCTCGCGCCCGAAACCAACGGCGAAGTGGCGGTGAAGGCGTGGCGCGCGCTGTCCGGCATCACCGGCATCGACCATACGCACCTGGCCGCCGCGCGCGCGGACGAGAAGATCCGCTTCCGCGACATCCAGGCGCAGCCGCGCAAGATCATCTCGTCGCCGACGTGGAGCGGGATCGAATCCGAGCACGTGTCGTACAACGCCGGCTACGTGAACGTGCACGAACTGGTGCCGTGGCGCACGATGACCGGCCGCCAGCAGCTCTACCAGGATCACGCGTGGATGCGCGCGTTCGGCGAATCGCTGTGCGCGTACAAGCCGCCGGTCGATACGGGCAGCTATGCGCACATGGTCGGCAAGCGCTCGAACGGCAACCCCGAGCGCGTGCTGAACTTCCTGACGCCGCACCAGAAGTGGGGGATTCACAGCACCTACACGGACAACCTGCTGATGCTGACGCTGTCGCGCGGCGGCCCGATCGTGTGGATGTCGGAAGACGACGCGAAGGCGATCGG
- a CDS encoding universal stress protein: MYEKIMVAVDGSASSKQALAEAVKMALTSGAHVSAVYVVDKSVLFTYAGRIDPHALVEEIRGDGFKVLHEAEQVIALAGAKGEAELVETESIGEDIAERLQRYVKERGIDLAVVGTHGRRGIRRVLLGSVAERFVRGSKCPVLLIRGDDADVPAAAAAA; the protein is encoded by the coding sequence ATGTACGAGAAGATCATGGTGGCCGTCGACGGCAGCGCTTCGTCGAAACAGGCGCTTGCCGAGGCAGTGAAGATGGCACTCACGAGCGGCGCGCACGTCAGTGCCGTGTATGTGGTCGACAAGTCGGTGCTGTTTACCTACGCGGGCCGTATCGACCCGCACGCACTCGTCGAGGAAATCCGCGGCGACGGGTTCAAGGTGCTCCACGAAGCCGAACAGGTCATCGCGCTGGCCGGTGCGAAGGGCGAGGCCGAACTCGTCGAGACCGAGAGCATCGGCGAGGACATCGCGGAACGCCTGCAGCGCTACGTGAAGGAGCGCGGGATCGATCTCGCGGTGGTCGGCACGCACGGGCGGCGCGGCATCCGGCGCGTGCTGCTCGGCAGCGTCGCCGAGCGCTTCGTGCGCGGCTCGAAGTGCCCGGTGCTGCTGATTCGCGGCGACGATGCCGATGTGCCGGCCGCCGCCGCTGCGGCGTAA
- a CDS encoding tetratricopeptide repeat protein, which produces MTSRLLAALVAAALSCTALPAAHARTYIAPTASLGKGAHVHQFVLRDPVTHQPLPNARYRLFLPGQVIAGLPVKPDQHDSVIFGTTDAAGRTVRIRLPKSHPEKQWVFNPIIGEGDMGESFHLVDPSGKQPLGSFPYVLDVESEYLACGYSDANGYTYYAQSRTPRNINLYMGMLTAPDDTDWCAGPGAAIANGADRANAPGAPDLYTQYLGSLVANGNRLSDALRQQIVTKLLSLAIAERDAGRVAAVLDLGDIPDDRLNDIGYRLADAGMQVDRGLAMIDAHLAKSPDDAYALDSKGWALYRLGRNEEALTWFDRSIAIFAKDGDEDSDGRAAYATGLTHKGEVLWKLGRQDEAHDAFAQARKIQPKNAELEETLKRLNIQAGPDNAAVSGTTGT; this is translated from the coding sequence ATGACATCACGCCTTCTCGCCGCGCTCGTTGCCGCGGCCTTGAGCTGCACCGCCCTGCCCGCCGCCCACGCGCGCACCTACATCGCGCCGACGGCGTCGCTCGGGAAAGGGGCTCATGTTCACCAGTTCGTGCTGCGCGACCCCGTCACGCACCAGCCGCTGCCGAATGCGCGATACCGGCTGTTCCTGCCCGGCCAGGTCATCGCGGGCCTGCCGGTCAAGCCGGACCAGCACGACAGCGTGATCTTCGGCACGACCGACGCTGCCGGGCGCACCGTCAGGATCCGGCTGCCGAAATCGCATCCGGAGAAGCAATGGGTGTTCAACCCGATCATCGGCGAAGGCGATATGGGCGAATCGTTCCATCTGGTCGACCCGTCCGGCAAGCAGCCGCTCGGCAGCTTTCCGTATGTGCTGGACGTGGAAAGCGAATATCTGGCGTGCGGCTACTCGGATGCCAACGGCTACACCTACTACGCGCAATCGCGCACGCCGCGGAACATCAATCTCTACATGGGCATGCTGACCGCACCCGACGACACCGACTGGTGCGCGGGCCCGGGTGCGGCCATCGCGAACGGCGCGGACCGTGCAAACGCCCCCGGCGCGCCGGACCTTTACACGCAATACCTCGGCAGCCTGGTCGCCAACGGCAACCGGCTCAGCGACGCGTTGCGGCAACAGATCGTCACCAAGCTGCTGTCGCTCGCGATCGCCGAACGCGACGCGGGCCGCGTCGCCGCCGTGCTCGACCTCGGCGACATCCCCGACGACCGCCTGAACGACATCGGCTATCGGCTCGCCGACGCGGGCATGCAAGTCGATCGCGGGCTCGCGATGATCGACGCGCATCTCGCGAAATCGCCGGACGATGCGTATGCGCTCGACAGCAAGGGCTGGGCGCTGTATCGCCTCGGTCGCAATGAGGAAGCGCTCACGTGGTTCGACCGGTCGATCGCGATCTTCGCGAAGGACGGCGACGAGGACAGCGACGGGCGCGCAGCCTACGCGACCGGCCTGACGCACAAAGGTGAAGTGCTCTGGAAGCTGGGCCGCCAGGACGAAGCGCACGATGCGTTCGCGCAGGCACGGAAGATCCAGCCGAAGAACGCGGAGTTGGAGGAAACGTTGAAGCGGTTGAACATCCAGGCCGGCCCGGACAACGCGGCGGTGTCCGGTACGACCGGCACGTAA
- a CDS encoding aminotransferase class V-fold PLP-dependent enzyme translates to MSSIRGAFFPDALMREIRSRFHHLDRDIDGRERLFLDNAGGSFRLKAAIDAYSRVDALPDCPERIHERALDLQAIQARGEDDVRTILNAQGGSIYASLTASGAMFDMVRAIMENVPGTNAVTTVLEHPSSHDAMTYYAERTGKTLRIAPSNPRTGGVDVDAIVSLVDADTALLSVMAASNISGAKLDIDAIVARAREKKPDLFIVVDAVQHAPHGVIDLQKTPVDGINFAPYKFFGCRGSGMSWLSPRAASLPHHRLAAKESGVWELGSPAPAQFAVVTAIVDYVAWIGAYFNDSDDRRALFAEGMHRIELHERALLAALLDGHGGRRGLRAIQGVRVFWDHDALETRDLIVGIGFANLDATQAVREYEQRGAIVYERVASSLYSGRMLKSFNLDGAVRVSPLHCQTGEEIEWFLAMTEAIAAR, encoded by the coding sequence ATGAGCAGTATCCGTGGCGCCTTCTTTCCCGACGCGCTGATGCGCGAAATCCGCTCGCGCTTTCATCACCTCGACCGCGACATCGACGGGCGCGAGCGCCTGTTCCTCGACAACGCCGGCGGGTCGTTTCGGCTGAAGGCGGCGATCGATGCGTATTCGCGTGTCGATGCGCTGCCCGACTGCCCGGAGCGCATTCATGAACGTGCGCTCGACCTGCAGGCGATACAGGCACGCGGCGAAGACGACGTTCGCACGATCCTCAACGCGCAGGGCGGCTCGATTTACGCATCGCTGACTGCGTCAGGCGCGATGTTCGACATGGTGAGGGCGATCATGGAGAACGTGCCGGGCACGAACGCGGTCACGACCGTGCTCGAGCATCCTTCTTCCCATGACGCGATGACGTATTACGCGGAGCGAACCGGCAAGACGTTGCGCATCGCGCCGAGCAATCCGCGAACCGGTGGTGTGGACGTCGATGCGATCGTGTCGCTCGTCGACGCGGATACGGCGCTGCTCAGCGTGATGGCCGCGTCGAACATTTCCGGTGCGAAACTCGATATCGACGCGATCGTTGCGCGGGCGCGCGAGAAAAAGCCGGATCTTTTCATCGTCGTCGATGCGGTCCAGCATGCGCCGCACGGTGTGATCGATCTGCAGAAAACACCGGTCGACGGCATCAACTTCGCGCCGTACAAGTTTTTCGGCTGCCGCGGTTCCGGGATGTCGTGGCTGTCGCCGCGCGCGGCGTCGTTGCCGCATCACCGGCTCGCGGCAAAAGAGTCGGGCGTGTGGGAACTCGGCAGTCCGGCGCCGGCGCAATTCGCGGTCGTCACGGCGATCGTCGATTACGTTGCGTGGATCGGCGCGTATTTCAACGATTCGGACGATCGGCGCGCGCTGTTCGCCGAAGGCATGCACCGGATCGAACTGCACGAACGTGCTTTGCTGGCGGCGCTGCTCGACGGTCACGGCGGCCGGCGCGGGCTCAGGGCGATCCAAGGCGTCCGCGTGTTCTGGGACCACGACGCGCTCGAGACGCGCGATCTGATCGTCGGCATCGGGTTCGCGAATCTCGACGCGACGCAGGCGGTGCGCGAATATGAGCAGCGCGGTGCGATCGTCTACGAGCGGGTCGCGTCGAGCCTGTATTCAGGCCGGATGCTGAAGTCGTTCAATCTCGATGGCGCGGTGCGCGTGTCGCCGCTTCATTGCCAGACGGGCGAAGAGATCGAGTGGTTTCTCGCGATGACGGAAGCGATCGCGGCGCGTTGA
- a CDS encoding DUF2964 family protein, with the protein MIRRQYRIVVAAVAVFVSLAGMMAVVTGLLFDDAMALRGGAIALVVGVAGFVVMLNPGATGEG; encoded by the coding sequence ATGATACGTCGCCAGTACCGGATCGTCGTCGCGGCGGTCGCCGTGTTCGTGTCGCTCGCGGGGATGATGGCCGTCGTGACCGGGCTGCTGTTCGATGACGCGATGGCGCTGCGCGGCGGCGCGATCGCGTTGGTCGTCGGTGTGGCCGGCTTCGTCGTGATGCTCAATCCGGGCGCGACAGGCGAGGGGTGA